The Pseudomonas fluorescens genome includes a window with the following:
- a CDS encoding peptidylprolyl isomerase produces the protein MKAQARHILVKTAEEAEQLKQRIAKGEAFDVLAKKYSTCPSGKRGGDLGEVRPGQMVGVIDAVIFKKPLRVVHGPIKSKFGYHLVQVFYRD, from the coding sequence ATGAAAGCCCAAGCCCGCCATATCCTGGTGAAAACCGCCGAAGAAGCCGAACAGCTCAAGCAACGCATCGCCAAGGGCGAAGCCTTCGATGTGCTGGCCAAGAAATACTCCACCTGCCCTTCGGGCAAACGCGGCGGCGACTTGGGTGAGGTAAGGCCGGGGCAGATGGTGGGCGTGATCGATGCGGTGATTTTCAAGAAACCGCTGCGGGTGGTGCATGGGCCGATCAAGAGCAAGTTCGGGTATCACCTGGTGCAGGTGTTCTACCGGGATTGA
- a CDS encoding sugar kinase — MSNPKPRIALIGECMIELQQRADGSLLQSFGGDTLNTAVYLARALGDRGTVDYVTALGDDSFSDAMCENWAAENIGLQRVQRLPGRLPGLYCIQTDAAGERRFLYWRNEAAVRDCFTTPAAGPILAALPDYEVLYFSGVTLAVLGEQGRGKLIETLVEARRRGALVVFDNNFRPRLWASIEAARVAYRSVLPYVELALLTVEDEQALFGHADSEAVFAAYAQLGTPEVVLKRGAEACLIRCDGQSYEVPALRVERVVDTTAAGDSFSAAYLASRLLGGSPVEAAEAGHLLASRVIQVPGALMPKD; from the coding sequence ATGAGCAACCCCAAACCCCGCATCGCCCTGATCGGCGAATGCATGATCGAACTGCAACAACGCGCCGATGGCAGCCTGCTGCAAAGCTTCGGCGGCGATACCCTGAACACCGCGGTGTACCTGGCCCGCGCCTTGGGCGACAGGGGCACGGTGGATTACGTCACGGCCCTGGGCGATGACAGTTTCAGCGATGCCATGTGTGAAAACTGGGCCGCCGAGAACATCGGGCTGCAACGGGTCCAGCGCTTGCCTGGACGCCTGCCGGGTTTGTATTGCATCCAGACTGACGCGGCGGGGGAGCGGCGATTCCTGTACTGGCGCAACGAGGCGGCGGTGCGCGATTGTTTTACCACCCCGGCCGCCGGGCCGATCCTGGCCGCATTGCCGGATTACGAGGTGCTGTATTTCAGCGGCGTCACCCTGGCGGTGCTCGGCGAGCAGGGGCGTGGCAAACTCATCGAAACCCTGGTCGAAGCGCGTCGGCGCGGGGCGCTGGTGGTGTTCGACAATAACTTCCGGCCCCGGCTCTGGGCCTCGATCGAAGCGGCGCGGGTGGCGTATCGCAGCGTCTTGCCCTATGTGGAACTGGCGCTGCTGACCGTAGAGGACGAGCAGGCATTGTTCGGTCATGCCGACAGCGAAGCGGTGTTCGCCGCCTATGCGCAGCTTGGCACCCCCGAGGTGGTACTCAAGCGCGGTGCCGAGGCCTGCCTGATTCGTTGCGACGGCCAGTCCTATGAAGTTCCTGCCTTGCGGGTCGAGCGCGTTGTGGACACCACGGCGGCGGGGGACTCCTTCAGTGCTGCGTACCTGGCGAGTCGTTTGCTGGGCGGCAGCCCGGTGGAGGCGGCCGAGGCCGGGCATCTGTTGGCGAGCCGGGTGATCCAGGTGCCGGGAGCGTTGATGCCCAAGGACTGA
- a CDS encoding amino acid deaminase has protein sequence MSSVIPNAGVEKGAATVGAHLLKDVSLPALVLHRAALEHNIRWMQAFVTDSGAELAPHGKTSMTPALFRRQLDAGAWGLTLASAVQTRAAYAHGVRRVLMANQLVGTPNMALIADLLADPAFEFHCMVDHPDNVADLGAFFASRGMKLNVMIEYGVVGGRCGCRTEAEVLALAEAIQAQPALALTGIEGYEGVIHGDHAISGIRAFAASLVRLAVQLQDNGAFAIDKPIITASGSAWYDLIAESFEAQNAHGRFLSVLRPGSYVAHDHGIYKEAQCCVLERRSDLHEGLRPALEVWAHVQSLPEPGFAVIALGKRDVAYDAGLPVPLKRYTPGSDSVTGDDVSGCKVTAVMDQHAFMNVAAGVELRVGDIISFGTSHPCLTFDKWRVGCLVDEQLRVVESMETCF, from the coding sequence ATGTCTTCTGTCATTCCCAATGCTGGCGTAGAGAAGGGTGCGGCCACCGTCGGCGCTCATTTGCTCAAGGACGTCAGCCTGCCGGCACTGGTGTTGCACCGCGCGGCGCTGGAGCACAACATTCGCTGGATGCAAGCGTTCGTCACCGACAGCGGCGCCGAACTGGCCCCCCACGGCAAGACCAGCATGACCCCGGCGCTGTTTCGACGCCAGCTCGATGCCGGTGCCTGGGGCCTGACCCTCGCCAGTGCCGTGCAGACTCGTGCCGCTTACGCCCATGGCGTGCGTCGGGTGTTGATGGCCAACCAATTGGTGGGCACGCCAAACATGGCGCTGATTGCCGATCTGCTGGCTGACCCGGCGTTCGAATTCCATTGCATGGTCGATCATCCGGACAACGTCGCGGACCTGGGGGCGTTCTTCGCCTCGCGCGGTATGAAGCTGAACGTGATGATCGAGTACGGCGTGGTCGGCGGTCGTTGTGGCTGCCGGACCGAAGCCGAGGTGTTGGCCCTGGCCGAGGCGATCCAGGCGCAACCGGCGTTGGCGTTGACCGGTATCGAAGGCTACGAAGGGGTGATCCACGGTGACCACGCCATCAGTGGCATTCGTGCGTTCGCAGCGTCCCTGGTGCGGTTGGCGGTGCAGTTGCAGGACAACGGCGCGTTCGCCATCGACAAACCGATCATCACCGCCTCGGGGTCGGCCTGGTACGACCTGATCGCCGAATCCTTCGAAGCCCAGAATGCCCATGGGCGTTTCCTCAGCGTGTTGCGTCCCGGCAGCTACGTGGCCCATGACCACGGCATCTACAAAGAAGCCCAGTGCTGCGTGCTGGAGCGGCGCAGCGATTTGCACGAAGGCCTGCGCCCGGCGCTGGAAGTCTGGGCCCATGTGCAATCGCTGCCGGAGCCGGGCTTCGCGGTGATCGCCCTGGGCAAGCGGGACGTGGCCTACGACGCCGGATTACCGGTGCCGCTCAAGCGCTACACGCCTGGATCGGATTCGGTGACGGGTGACGATGTCAGCGGTTGCAAGGTGACGGCGGTGATGGACCAGCATGCGTTCATGAATGTGGCGGCAGGGGTTGAGCTGCGTGTGGGCGACATCATTTCGTTTGGCACTTCACACCCGTGCCTGACGTTCGACAAGTGGCGGGTGGGATGCCTGGTGGATGAGCAATTGCGGGTGGTCGAGAGCATGGAGACTTGTTTCTAA
- a CDS encoding IclR family transcriptional regulator has protein sequence MTEDTIKRRARGLDRAFDILDFLKEIGQPLRPNDIASGIGSPKSTVYELVASLLERRILEPVGKDGHVYLGRQLYFLGQAHLRHFDLSREADQALQEIVRQTRETAQMCLLNGRKYTVALMKEGERHFRISSDIGENAPIPWTASGRLLLAHLSDQQIVDLIDPDDFILPDGDRLPLEQFLKEIRQAGIDGFFSFDSVADTFTHCFAAPVKNPDGVAIATLCIVAPRADAKNNYADYRRVLIESANNLARRINE, from the coding sequence ATGACCGAAGACACCATCAAACGCCGGGCCCGAGGATTGGATAGGGCGTTCGATATCCTCGATTTTCTCAAGGAAATCGGCCAGCCGCTGCGCCCGAACGATATTGCCAGCGGCATCGGCAGCCCCAAGTCCACGGTCTATGAACTGGTGGCGTCGCTGCTGGAGCGGCGCATCCTCGAGCCGGTGGGCAAGGACGGCCATGTCTACCTGGGCCGCCAGTTGTACTTTCTCGGGCAGGCGCACCTGCGGCATTTCGACCTGAGCCGCGAGGCTGACCAGGCTTTGCAGGAGATCGTGCGCCAGACCCGGGAAACGGCGCAGATGTGCCTGCTCAACGGGCGCAAATACACCGTCGCGCTGATGAAGGAAGGCGAGCGGCATTTTCGCATTTCATCGGACATCGGGGAAAACGCGCCAATCCCGTGGACGGCGTCCGGGCGTCTGCTGCTGGCGCATTTGAGTGACCAGCAGATCGTCGATCTGATCGACCCTGACGACTTCATTTTGCCGGACGGCGATCGCTTGCCCCTGGAGCAATTCCTCAAGGAAATCCGCCAGGCCGGCATCGATGGTTTTTTCTCCTTCGACAGTGTCGCCGACACCTTCACCCACTGCTTTGCCGCACCGGTCAAAAACCCCGACGGCGTGGCCATCGCCACCCTGTGCATCGTCGCCCCACGGGCCGACGCCAAGAACAATTACGCCGACTACCGCCGGGTGCTGATCGAAAGCGCCAACAACCTGGCCCGGCGCATCAATGAATAG
- a CDS encoding RidA family protein, with protein sequence MSITRYGTGSSAGGGQPRPFARAVEADGWLHVSGQVPAVNGEIIVGGIVEQTHQTMKNLIAILQEAGYDLKDVVRCGVWLDDPRDFWSFNKVFSEYFSPEHAPARACVQASMMVDCKVEIDCVAYKKK encoded by the coding sequence ATGAGCATTACGCGCTACGGCACCGGCAGCTCCGCAGGCGGCGGTCAGCCACGGCCATTCGCCCGCGCCGTGGAAGCCGATGGCTGGCTGCACGTGTCCGGCCAGGTGCCGGCGGTGAACGGCGAGATCATTGTCGGCGGGATCGTCGAGCAGACCCACCAGACCATGAAGAACCTGATCGCGATTCTCCAGGAGGCCGGTTACGACCTCAAGGACGTGGTGCGCTGCGGCGTGTGGTTGGATGACCCGCGGGATTTCTGGAGTTTCAACAAAGTGTTCAGCGAGTACTTCAGCCCGGAACACGCCCCGGCCCGGGCCTGTGTGCAGGCAAGCATGATGGTCGATTGCAAGGTCGAGATCGATTGTGTGGCCTACAAGAAGAAGTGA
- a CDS encoding amino acid ABC transporter ATP-binding protein, with protein MTDISTPSNTQPLLDIRGLRKQYGPLEVLKGVDLSMQRGNVVTLIGSSGSGKTTLLRCVNMLEEFQGGQIMLDGESIGYDDIDGKRVRHPEKVIARHRAMTGMAFQQFNLFPHLTALQNVTLGLLKVKKLPKDEAVALAEKWLERVGLLERRDHFPGQLSGGQQQRVAIARAIAMNPSLMLFDEVTSALDPELVGEVLNVIKGLAEDGMTMLLVTHEMRFAFEVSDKIVFMNQGRIEEQGPPKELFERPQSPRLAEFLKNTRF; from the coding sequence ATGACTGATATTTCGACTCCTTCCAACACCCAACCGCTGTTGGACATTCGCGGCCTGCGCAAACAATACGGCCCGCTGGAAGTGCTCAAGGGCGTGGACCTGAGCATGCAGCGCGGCAACGTGGTCACGCTGATCGGCTCCAGCGGTTCGGGCAAGACCACGCTGCTGCGCTGCGTGAACATGCTCGAGGAATTCCAGGGCGGGCAGATCATGCTCGACGGCGAGTCCATCGGTTACGACGACATCGACGGCAAGCGTGTGCGCCATCCAGAAAAAGTCATCGCCCGGCATCGCGCCATGACCGGCATGGCCTTCCAGCAATTCAACCTGTTCCCGCATTTGACCGCGTTGCAGAACGTCACCCTGGGCCTGCTCAAGGTGAAAAAACTGCCCAAGGATGAAGCGGTGGCCCTGGCCGAGAAATGGCTGGAGCGGGTGGGCTTGTTGGAGCGGCGCGATCACTTTCCCGGCCAGTTGTCTGGCGGCCAGCAGCAGCGCGTGGCGATTGCCCGGGCGATTGCGATGAACCCCAGCCTGATGCTGTTCGACGAAGTCACGTCGGCCCTGGACCCGGAACTGGTCGGCGAGGTGCTGAACGTGATCAAGGGCCTGGCCGAAGACGGCATGACCATGCTGCTGGTGACCCACGAAATGCGCTTTGCCTTCGAGGTCTCCGACAAGATCGTGTTCATGAATCAGGGCCGCATCGAAGAACAGGGGCCGCCGAAGGAATTGTTCGAACGGCCACAGTCGCCACGCCTGGCGGAATTCCTCAAGAACACCCGTTTTTAA
- a CDS encoding amino acid ABC transporter permease, translating to MYESPSWLHELWVARDTLWAGFLTSVQCSLLAIVLGTLIGLVAGLVLTYGRTWMRAPFRFYVDLIRGTPVFVLVLACFYMAPALGWQIGAFQAGVLGLTLFCGSHVAEIVRGALQALPRGQMEASQAIGLTFYQSLGYVLLPQALRQILPTWVNSSTEIVKASTLLSVIGVAELLLSTQQIIARTFMTLEFYLFAGFLFFIINYAIELLGRHIEKRVALP from the coding sequence ATGTACGAATCACCCAGTTGGTTGCATGAGTTATGGGTCGCCCGGGATACCCTGTGGGCCGGCTTCCTGACCAGTGTGCAGTGTTCGCTGTTGGCGATTGTGTTGGGCACGCTGATCGGTCTGGTGGCCGGGCTAGTGCTGACTTATGGCCGGACCTGGATGCGCGCGCCGTTTCGTTTCTATGTCGACCTGATCCGCGGCACGCCGGTGTTCGTGCTGGTGCTGGCCTGCTTCTACATGGCCCCGGCCCTGGGTTGGCAGATCGGCGCGTTCCAGGCCGGCGTGCTGGGCTTGACGCTGTTCTGCGGCTCCCACGTGGCCGAGATCGTGCGCGGGGCCTTGCAGGCATTGCCCCGTGGGCAGATGGAGGCGAGCCAGGCCATCGGCCTGACGTTTTACCAGTCGCTGGGCTATGTGCTGTTGCCCCAGGCCTTGCGGCAAATCTTGCCGACCTGGGTCAATTCCTCCACCGAGATCGTCAAGGCCTCGACCCTGCTGTCGGTGATCGGCGTCGCCGAATTGCTGCTCAGCACCCAGCAGATCATCGCCCGGACCTTCATGACCCTGGAGTTTTACCTGTTCGCCGGGTTTCTCTTTTTCATCATCAATTACGCCATCGAATTGCTCGGACGGCACATTGAAAAGCGGGTGGCCTTGCCATGA
- a CDS encoding amino acid ABC transporter permease, translating into MNYQLNFAAVWRDFDTLLAGLGLGLSLALVSIAIGCVIGLAMAFALLSKHRVLRVLASVYVTVIRNTPILVLILLIYFALPSLGIRLDKLPSFVITLSLYAGAYLTEVFRGGLLSIHKGQREAGLAIGLGEWQVKAYVTVPVMLRNVLPALSNNFISLFKDTSLAAAIAVPELTYYARKINVESYRVIETWLVTTALYVAACYLIAMLLRYFEQRLAIRR; encoded by the coding sequence ATGAATTATCAGTTGAACTTTGCCGCCGTCTGGCGCGATTTCGACACGCTGCTGGCGGGGCTTGGCCTGGGGCTTTCCCTGGCGTTGGTGTCGATCGCCATCGGTTGCGTGATTGGCCTGGCGATGGCGTTTGCGCTGCTGAGCAAGCATCGGGTCTTGCGGGTGCTGGCGTCGGTGTATGTCACGGTGATCCGCAATACGCCGATCCTGGTGTTGATCCTGCTGATCTACTTCGCCTTGCCGAGCCTGGGCATCCGCCTGGACAAGCTGCCGTCGTTCGTCATCACCCTCTCGCTGTACGCCGGGGCCTACCTGACCGAAGTGTTTCGCGGCGGACTGTTGAGCATTCACAAGGGACAGCGGGAGGCGGGCTTGGCCATCGGCCTGGGCGAGTGGCAAGTGAAAGCCTACGTCACCGTGCCGGTGATGCTGCGCAACGTATTGCCAGCCCTGTCGAACAACTTCATTTCGCTGTTCAAGGACACCTCCCTGGCGGCGGCGATTGCCGTGCCGGAGCTGACCTATTACGCCCGCAAGATCAACGTGGAGAGCTACCGGGTGATCGAAACCTGGCTGGTGACCACGGCCCTGTATGTCGCGGCCTGTTACCTCATTGCCATGCTGCTGCGATATTTCGAGCAGCGCCTGGCGATCCGCCGTTAG
- a CDS encoding transporter substrate-binding domain-containing protein, with product MQRRPSLFKTCVFLFAATVAAVGVAQAADSKLDSVLQRGKLIVGTGSTNAPWHFQGADGKLQGFDIDIARMVAKGLFNDPEKVEFVVQSSDARIPNLLTDKVDMSCQFITVTASRAQQVAFTLPYYREGVGLLLPANSKYKEIEDLKAAGDDVTVAVLQNVYAEELVHQALPKAKVDQYDSVDLMYQAVNSGRADAAATDQSSVKYLMVQNPGRYRSPAYAWSPQTYACAVKRGDQDWLNFVNTTLHEAMTGVEFPTYAASFKQWFGVELPSPAIGFPVEFK from the coding sequence ATGCAACGCCGACCTTCCTTGTTCAAAACATGTGTTTTTCTCTTCGCGGCCACGGTGGCTGCCGTGGGTGTCGCCCAGGCGGCCGACAGCAAGCTGGATAGCGTGCTGCAGCGGGGGAAATTGATCGTGGGCACGGGCAGTACCAATGCGCCGTGGCACTTCCAGGGAGCGGATGGCAAGTTGCAGGGCTTTGATATCGATATCGCGCGGATGGTCGCCAAAGGCCTGTTCAACGACCCGGAGAAGGTCGAGTTCGTGGTGCAGTCTTCCGATGCGCGCATCCCCAACCTGTTGACCGACAAGGTCGACATGAGCTGCCAGTTCATCACCGTCACCGCCAGCCGCGCCCAGCAAGTGGCGTTCACCTTGCCGTACTACCGCGAAGGCGTGGGCCTGCTGCTGCCGGCCAACAGCAAGTACAAGGAAATCGAAGACCTCAAGGCAGCGGGCGATGACGTCACCGTGGCGGTGCTGCAGAACGTCTACGCCGAGGAGTTGGTGCACCAGGCGCTGCCCAAGGCCAAGGTCGACCAGTACGACAGCGTCGACCTGATGTACCAGGCAGTGAACTCCGGCCGCGCCGATGCCGCCGCCACCGACCAGTCCTCGGTCAAATACCTGATGGTGCAGAACCCCGGCCGTTATCGCAGCCCGGCCTACGCCTGGAGCCCACAGACCTACGCCTGCGCGGTCAAGCGCGGCGACCAGGACTGGCTGAACTTCGTCAACACTACCTTGCATGAAGCCATGACCGGCGTGGAATTCCCCACCTATGCGGCGTCGTTCAAGCAGTGGTTCGGCGTCGAGCTGCCGTCGCCAGCGATCGGTTTCCCCGTTGAATTCAAATGA
- a CDS encoding type II toxin-antitoxin system RelE family toxin: MTYELEFSDKAWKEWQKLGATLREQFKKKLEERLVNPHVPADRLAGLGNAYKIKLRSAGYRLVYRVVDDVLVVTVIAVGKRERGQVYDEAARR, from the coding sequence ATGACCTATGAGTTGGAATTTTCCGATAAGGCATGGAAGGAATGGCAGAAATTGGGGGCAACACTCAGGGAGCAATTCAAAAAAAAGCTTGAAGAGCGACTGGTGAATCCGCATGTCCCGGCCGACCGTCTCGCCGGGTTGGGCAACGCTTATAAAATTAAGCTGCGCAGTGCGGGTTATCGATTGGTTTACCGCGTGGTAGATGATGTGTTGGTCGTCACGGTGATTGCAGTGGGTAAGCGTGAGCGCGGCCAGGTTTATGACGAGGCAGCCAGGCGGTGA
- a CDS encoding type II toxin-antitoxin system Phd/YefM family antitoxin, translated as MTHIVLSQVVASISELKKNPMGTVAAGGGLSVAILNRNEPAFYCVPAREYEAMMDRLEDMELAALCRERENDPTIKVSLDDL; from the coding sequence ATGACACATATCGTGCTTTCCCAAGTAGTCGCCAGCATTTCTGAACTCAAGAAAAACCCAATGGGCACCGTTGCTGCCGGTGGAGGATTATCTGTAGCGATCCTCAATCGTAATGAGCCCGCGTTCTATTGCGTCCCTGCCAGGGAATATGAAGCCATGATGGACCGGCTTGAGGACATGGAGTTGGCTGCTCTTTGCCGCGAGCGTGAAAACGATCCAACGATCAAGGTTTCTCTCGATGACCTATGA
- a CDS encoding phospholipase D-like domain-containing protein, translating into MRVLVTNAQDDFRVKAYAGTNGVLLAMDLAEPRRKGLLGFAIEKQQGDKPWLFLFNSLTFPDKAHTFPQFHATPSDKAPLQKFRWADYAVNPGVTIHYRVHLAYGSPDAPQLGEFLAVTVTSDDGQPTNQRVIFNRAVAASQAFQRKFPEVDALISANKNLSIDDWPDAPRRWLENGLLGRLTGFIDRALDAHWALDVAIYEYELPVIVDAVNAAHARGAQVRVLYHAEPGDDTTLRNEANLEKLPAANKRGRVTHNIFHDKFIVLSKVDGGGALQPEAVLCGSTNFTANGVYRQANVVHVLDDPRVSDGYRQVFEQIWAIPQDVGTTREWINQNNPMVPEEQLFIGFSPRTGEGDLDRFVDIINAARKDLLFVTAFVLPDRILDAVLGQPNDDVLRYGLQNTKSRITGFHADRTAEFAATALLNTGLEGWLKENMKGQKGNLLVHTKAIVTDFTSDTPTIISGSHNLSAAASSGNDENYLIIQGDTDLADRYGLELLRFYEHYRFRYFAKKLALKQVKPLAVDDSWSDDYYREGDLRMLSRVRFCGR; encoded by the coding sequence ATGCGCGTACTCGTCACCAACGCCCAGGACGATTTTCGGGTCAAGGCCTATGCCGGCACCAACGGCGTACTGCTTGCCATGGACCTGGCCGAACCCCGGCGCAAGGGCTTGCTGGGCTTTGCCATCGAGAAGCAGCAGGGCGACAAACCCTGGCTGTTCCTGTTCAACAGCCTGACCTTCCCCGACAAGGCCCACACCTTTCCCCAGTTCCACGCCACCCCCAGCGACAAGGCGCCGTTGCAGAAATTTCGCTGGGCCGACTACGCCGTCAACCCCGGTGTGACGATCCACTACCGCGTGCACCTGGCTTATGGCAGTCCCGACGCACCGCAGTTGGGCGAATTCCTGGCCGTCACGGTCACCAGCGACGACGGTCAGCCAACCAACCAGCGAGTGATATTCAATCGGGCCGTGGCCGCCAGCCAGGCGTTCCAGCGCAAGTTTCCCGAAGTGGACGCTTTGATTAGTGCCAACAAAAACCTGTCCATCGATGACTGGCCCGATGCCCCGCGCCGTTGGTTGGAAAACGGCTTGCTGGGGCGCTTGACCGGTTTCATCGACCGGGCGCTGGATGCCCACTGGGCCCTGGATGTCGCCATCTATGAATACGAATTGCCGGTGATCGTCGACGCAGTCAACGCCGCTCACGCGCGCGGCGCACAGGTTCGCGTGCTTTACCACGCCGAGCCAGGCGACGACACCACGCTGCGCAACGAAGCCAACCTCGAAAAACTGCCGGCGGCCAACAAGCGTGGACGGGTCACTCACAACATTTTCCACGACAAGTTCATTGTGTTGAGCAAGGTCGATGGCGGCGGTGCGTTACAGCCGGAGGCGGTGTTGTGCGGCAGTACCAACTTCACCGCCAACGGCGTCTACCGCCAGGCCAATGTGGTTCATGTGCTGGACGATCCGCGGGTGAGCGACGGCTATCGCCAGGTGTTCGAGCAGATCTGGGCCATACCGCAGGACGTCGGGACCACCCGTGAGTGGATCAATCAGAACAATCCCATGGTCCCGGAGGAACAGTTGTTCATCGGTTTTTCGCCACGCACGGGAGAGGGCGACCTGGACCGCTTCGTCGACATCATCAACGCGGCTCGAAAGGACCTGTTGTTCGTCACCGCATTCGTCTTGCCCGACCGGATTCTTGACGCCGTGCTCGGCCAACCCAATGACGACGTGCTGCGCTACGGCCTGCAAAACACCAAGAGCCGCATCACCGGCTTCCATGCCGACCGCACCGCTGAATTCGCCGCCACCGCACTGCTCAACACCGGCCTGGAAGGCTGGCTCAAGGAAAACATGAAAGGCCAGAAGGGCAACCTGCTGGTGCACACCAAGGCCATCGTCACCGACTTCACCAGCGACACGCCGACCATCATCAGCGGCAGCCACAACCTCAGCGCTGCCGCCAGCAGCGGCAACGACGAGAACTACCTGATCATCCAGGGCGACACCGACCTGGCCGACCGCTACGGATTGGAATTGCTGCGTTTCTATGAGCATTACCGCTTTCGCTACTTTGCGAAAAAACTCGCCCTCAAGCAGGTCAAGCCACTGGCGGTGGATGACAGCTGGAGTGATGACTATTACCGCGAGGGGGATTTGCGGATGTTGTCCAGGGTGAGGTTTTGCGGGCGCTGA
- a CDS encoding vWA domain-containing protein encodes MEQGRQGRSKAAASGAVNWPGTLLHGRPRLREDLRWHGRHRSPHELWLVIVDASASTRRHRALSDGKGLLAQLFDDAYRQRARLALLTASGTLPNWQVQGLKASAGLRAWLDGLGAGGGTPLLAALNEAGRWLVARRKRYPAEQQRVLVMTDGRVKEGLSPPLLDCPCLLIDIERGPIRLGRARQLAGQLQAEYWHIDAESPG; translated from the coding sequence TTGGAGCAAGGACGCCAGGGCCGGAGCAAAGCCGCGGCCAGCGGTGCGGTGAACTGGCCGGGGACGTTGCTCCATGGCCGACCGCGCCTGCGTGAGGACCTGCGCTGGCACGGTCGTCATCGGTCTCCCCATGAGCTGTGGCTGGTCATCGTCGATGCGTCGGCTTCGACCCGGCGTCATCGCGCCTTGAGTGACGGCAAGGGCCTGCTGGCGCAGTTGTTCGACGACGCCTACCGACAACGCGCGCGCTTGGCGCTGTTGACGGCCAGCGGCACGCTCCCCAATTGGCAGGTGCAAGGGCTCAAGGCCTCGGCGGGCCTGCGCGCCTGGCTCGATGGGTTGGGTGCCGGTGGCGGAACGCCGTTGCTGGCGGCGCTGAACGAGGCCGGGCGCTGGCTGGTGGCGCGCCGCAAGCGCTACCCGGCGGAGCAGCAACGGGTGTTGGTGATGACCGACGGACGAGTCAAGGAGGGGCTTTCACCGCCGCTTCTCGATTGCCCATGCCTGTTGATCGACATCGAGAGAGGCCCGATCCGCCTGGGCCGGGCCCGGCAGTTGGCGGGACAGTTGCAGGCTGAGTATTGGCATATTGATGCAGAGTCACCTGGCTGA